A DNA window from Zingiber officinale cultivar Zhangliang chromosome 3A, Zo_v1.1, whole genome shotgun sequence contains the following coding sequences:
- the LOC122050267 gene encoding 2-hydroxyisoflavanone dehydratase-like has protein sequence MASDNNPVIYDYSPYFLVYKDGSVKRLKAEEQTPPGLDPLTNVDSKDIRISADVSARIYLPPININSTSTKLSLILYFRGGGFCIFSSASPIVHRHLNGLAAVSSSIILSVDYRRAPEHHIPVQYDDCWAALEWVASHRSDVEPWLLDHADYDRVYLAGDSAGGNIVHNLAMRVGSQGMISSYSLKLAGTILLDPYFWGKNLTASEKAADPVLRKKLDQLWGMICPESTAGNDDPRVNPLAVGAPSLADLGCTRMLLCTSEKDAMRDRALMYYEALTKSSGWRGTAELYEAAGEDHEYYLNHPDSNSTAMLRARIAAFLT, from the exons ATGGCATCGGACAACAACCCTGTGATCTATGACTACTCTCCTTACTTTCTCGTCTACAAAGACGGCTCTGTCAAGCGGCTCAAGGCGGAGGAGCAAACGCCGCCCGGCCTTGACCCCCTCACTAACGTCGACTCCAAGGATATCCGCATTTCCGCCGATGTCTCCGCCCGCATCTATCTTCCTCCTATCAATATCAACTCTACTAGCACAAAGCTCTCCCTCATCCTCTACTTTCGCGGCGGCGGCTTTTGCATATTCTCCTCTGCCTCCCCCATCGTCCACCGCCATCTCAATGGCCTCGCGGCCGTGTCCTCTTCTATCATCCTCTCCGTCGACTACCGTCGCGCACCGGAACACCATATCCCTGTGCAATATGATGATTGTTGGGCTGCTCTCGAATGGGTCGCATCCCATCGCAGCGACGTCG AACCGTGGCTCCTCGATCATGCTGACTATGACAGAGTCTACTTAGCCGGCgacagtgccggcggcaacatcgTGCACAACCTGGCTATGCGAGTTGGGTCTCAAGGGATGATCTCCAGTTATAGCTTGAAGCTAGCAGGGACGATACTGCTAGATCCTTACTTCTGGGGGAAAAATCTGACAGCCTCAGAGAAAGCAGCCGATCCAGTATTAAGGAAGAAGTTGGACCAACTGTGGGGAATGATTTGCCCAGAGTCGACGGCCGGGAATGACGACCCGCGCGTGAATCCCTTGGCGGTGGGAGCGCCGAGTTTGGCAGATCTAGGGTGCACGCGCATGCTGCTGTGCACGTCGGAGAAGGACGCGATGAGGGATCGGGCGCTGATGTACTATGAGGCGTTGACGAAGAGTAGTGGGTGGCGCGGGACGGCTGAGTTGTATGAGGCGGCAGGGGAGGATCATGAATACTATCTGAACCATCCAGACAGCAACAGCACTGCTATGCTCCGTGCCAGAATCGCAGCCTTCTTGACTTGA